A window from Podospora bellae-mahoneyi strain CBS 112042 chromosome 1 map unlocalized CBS112042p_1, whole genome shotgun sequence encodes these proteins:
- a CDS encoding uncharacterized protein (MEROPS:MER0015095; COG:O; EggNog:ENOG503NVQ0) — translation MTRLTLSYLLLPFLGGTTAGYTTLSDDTLRHISFPLSASSPSELDPFDGSLLSPILIPRVPGTPGHTAVQAHFINYIKSNLSPEWTIEWHNSTSKTPATGEKLVPFQNLIIKRDPPGMTREREGEMERLTLAAHYDSLYRPEGFIGAVDSAVPCAVLLWVLKELDGAMGKRWGEWEDDGLERGKGVQVVLFDGEEAWVQWSGEDSLYGSRALAEDWQNERYEDGSSRLDTISLFVLLDLLGAADPTVPSFFGKTHWAYQNMAKVEERLRGLKLLESEPKAGRFLHDSERSNWNFAGYVEDDHVPFLRRGVEDILHIIPTPFPRVWHTMDDDVKNLDVATVKDWAKIVAGFVGEWMDLEGHFEGVVPGTEDEKESPAFTVLVRSSLVWLGAGCLGLLLLP, via the exons ATGACACGCCTCACGCTATCCTATCTCTTGTTGCCCTTTCTCGGGGGCACAACGGCAGGATATACCACACTCTCGGACGACACACTCCGGCATATATCCTTCCCCCTTTCGGCGTCATCGCCGTCGGAACTGGACCCGTTCGATGgctccctcctctcaccaATCTTGATCCCCCGCGTCCCGGGAACGCCAGGACACACGGCTGTTCAGGCGCATTTTATTAATTACATCAAGTCTAACCTGTCGCCGGAGTGGACAATAGAGTGGCATAACTCGACGTCAAAAACGCCGGCAACGGGGGAGAAGCTGGTGCCGTTTCAGAACTTGATCATCAAGAGAGATCCGCCCGGGATGacgagggaaagggaaggggagatggagaggttgacgCTGGCGGCGCACTATGATAGTTTGTATCGGCCGGAGGGATTTATAGGGGCGGTGGACAGTGCGGTGCCTTGCgcggtgttgttgtgggtgttgaaggagctggatggggcgatggggaagaggtggggagagtgggaggatgatgggttggagagggggaagggggtgcaGGTTGTGctttttgatggggaggaggcttggGTGCAGTGGAGTGGGGAGGATAGTCTTTATGGGAGCAG GGCTTTGGCGGAGGATTGGCAGAATGAAAGGTATGAGGATGGGAGTTCGAGGCTTGATACGATTAgtttgtttgtgttgttggatTTGTTGGGGGCGGCGGATCCGACGGTGCCGAGTTTCTTTGGGAAGACTCATTGGGCGTATCAGAACATGGCCAAGGTGGAAGAGAGGTTGAGAGGATTGAAGTTGTTGGAATCGGAGCCAAAAGCGGGAAGGTTTCTTCATGACTCCGAGAGATCGAACTGGAACTTTGCCGGATATGTCGAGGATGACCATGTGCCgttcttgaggaggggggtggaggatatcTTGCACATTATCCCAACACCGTTTCCTAGGGTGTGGCACACCATGGATGATGACGTCAAGAACTTGGATGTGGCCACGGTGAAGGATTGGGCAAAGATTGTGGCTGGATTTGTGGGAGAGTGGATGGATTTGGAGGGACACTTTGAGGGTGTGGTGCCGGGAACGGAAGATGAGAAGG AGAGCCCTGCATTCACGGTGTTGGTGCGGTCGTCGCTGGTCTGGCTTGGGGCTGGTTGCTTGGGACTGTTGCTCCTGCCGTGA